A genomic region of Chlorobaculum parvum NCIB 8327 contains the following coding sequences:
- a CDS encoding nitrilase-related carbon-nitrogen hydrolase yields the protein MIRLATVQFTPRLGEPEANLEAIGRLLEPIQADVVVLPELCTSGYFFVSREQLVPYAEAPDGRASSFFSRLAAEKRAIIVAGIAENAGDRFYNSVFVFRPDGSAPLIYRKSHLFYKERFVFEPGDTGFPVIRDERLDLSIGIMLCYDWRFPEVSRVLALDGADLIACPSNLVTDAWRKVMPARAIENKVYVAVANRCGTETRGEETLLFKGCSAVYDPWGEAVALAEADGDRVMVSEIDPRICRDKSFNEFNDIFADRRPELYGALCRPRR from the coding sequence ATGATTCGTCTGGCTACGGTTCAGTTCACGCCCCGGCTCGGCGAGCCCGAGGCGAATCTCGAAGCGATCGGCAGATTACTTGAGCCGATACAGGCTGATGTGGTTGTGCTGCCCGAGCTGTGCACCAGCGGCTATTTCTTTGTGTCCCGGGAGCAGCTTGTGCCTTATGCCGAAGCGCCGGATGGCCGGGCCAGTAGCTTTTTCAGCAGGCTTGCGGCTGAAAAGCGGGCAATTATTGTGGCGGGCATAGCTGAAAATGCGGGTGATCGCTTCTACAATTCGGTGTTTGTTTTTCGTCCCGATGGTTCAGCGCCGCTCATCTATCGCAAGTCGCATCTGTTTTACAAGGAGCGGTTCGTGTTCGAACCCGGCGATACCGGCTTTCCGGTTATTCGCGACGAGCGGCTCGATCTCTCCATCGGCATCATGCTCTGCTACGACTGGCGCTTTCCCGAAGTGAGCCGCGTGCTGGCGCTTGATGGGGCCGACCTGATCGCCTGCCCGTCGAATCTGGTGACCGATGCCTGGAGAAAGGTGATGCCTGCCCGTGCCATCGAGAACAAGGTCTACGTAGCTGTGGCGAACCGTTGTGGTACTGAAACGAGAGGTGAGGAGACGTTGCTGTTCAAGGGGTGTTCAGCGGTCTATGATCCGTGGGGAGAAGCGGTTGCGCTTGCCGAAGCGGATGGTGATCGGGTGATGGTGTCGGAGATCGATCCCCGAATCTGCCGCGACAAGAGCTTCAATGAGTTCAATGATATCTTCGCCGACCGGCGACCGGAGCTGTATGGCGCGCTCTGCCGTCCCCGGCGTTGA